From the genome of Hippoglossus stenolepis isolate QCI-W04-F060 chromosome 13, HSTE1.2, whole genome shotgun sequence:
ATACAAATATCGATTAGCTTCTTGGGGGAAAGCAATGGATACTACAAGGACAGCAGAGTTAacaaattaacaacaacaaagaccAGCTCATTAACTTAGGTCACTTGGAAGACCCCTGTTGTTGGTAGCACCCCCTGTCGATGAGGAGTATATAGCGCTGCACTTTATTCCAGCTTGGTTAGTCAGTGCTGGCAGCCTGTTGATTGCTACCGAATGTTTCCATGATGCTGCCTGATCCGAATATGTGTAGAAACAGTGAATAAATGCCCACATCTGGGGTTTGTCGAATCTCTGGTCTCTGCCTCATCACTATTGGTCCAGACTGCTCACGAGGTCAGACCAACATAGATCATCAAACTTTAGTAGCTATCCATGGCCACCAGAAAAAACCTGACTTCTGGGTCTCCACTCATCTACCTGAACTCAATCATATGGGCCAACCAACCACTGACGCTCTGTTTCTCAAAAGGAACATCATCAGGCACTCTCATCCGTGCAAACAAGGCATAACAGTCCAGACTGTTCTTGTTTGAGGCTCCTCGATGGTGGAGCTAGCTACCACATCTTCTAGAACCTCTTGAAGACTCATTCTTTCAAGAGCACCTCCTCTCCAAACTATGGTAATAGGTGTCTACTTGCACATTTAATTGCACTTTTTTACCTGATCCACAGTTTGTCTTATTGTACAACTAGCCTACTCACTTTAAGCTCTCCCACTGTACTGAAACTTTAGTGTTGTCATAAACTTTTTAGCAGATTTAGAGTGTATATAAAATGTTGCTAAAATGTAGATGTAATTAAATACTTCATCGTATGCTTCTTATTTTGTCACCCAGCTTAAATTGTGTGTTGTAAAAAACAATTAGAAGCCCTATGAGAGAAATTGTGatatgtgaatatgggctatacaaataaaattagatttgatTGATAATTGCTTTTATAAGAGAGCAAAGGTATTCAATTGTCAGCGTAGATTGAttggttgttgttttggtttttttaaacgaaaaatgtcaaataaaagtaATCTCACAAGTGTTGAAAGTCATTTACAATGTCGTTAGTATTTCTTCAGACGTTATAAAATGGTAAACTTGCATTACAATGTTTTgccagcaggtgtcagcagccTCGCACGATTGGCTTGATGGTCACTCTACTGTGTTCCTGGTCAGCAAGTAATGAACATACATTTCCCTCACTTGATGACAGTGCACTTATTATCTTACAGCAGGTTTTAGAAAGCAAGATCTAACTTTGGTGTTACATTAGTCTGACATTAAGATGTTGCTTAatgcctttttcttttacattgcaaTTACCCATatagtttttaaaagaagatttaaacatttctgGCATGTCTTCTTTACCATTCACTGTGCAACTTTTTAAAGCATCAGATCTATTCATGTTTCTTTACATTGTCAAAGTGTCTATTCATATTTGAGGGTCCCATTAACCTTCCATTTCCTGATTTAGCTACTttctatgttttattgttgcagtTTGGGCTGTCCTTGTGTTTGATTATAATTAAAGTTTTCCTCTTGGAgtgcaacaacaactgattttACATTGAGTCGGATTAAAAACTCTcccacacatacatacactgaCTTTGGCATTTTGAACTCCCCATcactcaaaaggtgtttgttttgtttgtcatgttCATACAATTGAATGTTTGAGTTTCACTTCTGAAaggaaatatttacatatttatgtatTCTAAAGTGTTTACTTAGGTAGAAGGTAGAATTGTGACACAattgaacattttgttttggaaaacaTATCAAACCCAGTTAATCAAAGTGAAGAATAtttcttcatttgtgtgttttctcatcaGGAAGTCAAGTTTTTCATTTGTAAGCCCCAAATCCTTTTATGTCTCTCACTAGCCTTTGTGCCCTAAACATTTTGGACACCAAAGGCCAAATTACCTTGCCCCTAACATGATGAAATTCCTAATTACAATATATCCCTACAAAAGCATGAACATAATGGCATCCAGCACCAATAAATAGCCTCTAATTGTATGATACACCCTACCCAGATACAGACCCCAGAAGGATTCCCCTTTTGCAATTATAATAAGGAGGACCTCCTTATGACCTCCATATGAAATGCTTGCGATGGCACTGCCAAATGTCTCACCTCAATGGGAAACTGAAATCTAGCATCATATTGTGTGAGACCACCTTATGTTGCCTTTCACATTTACATGGGTAGTTTCATCATTAAAGAACTAAACTTGTCATAAATCTTACAAAAGTTCAACTCTGGTGATTCTGGCTTTTCCCAGCACTTCACAGTCAGAGTGAGTCTGATCCTCAGTGTGAATGCTGCAAGCTATGGATCAGAGAGCTGGAGCAGATGAGCTCGCCTGTTCTTGCCACATCACCTTAGTAAGTTACCAGCTGATTGAGTGACTATGCTACATGACTTCAGATTTAATCAGAGAGTGGCTGTGCAGACAGGGAACTGCCCCTACAACAGGCTTGGCTCaggtttaaagggatagttcaccgattgcactgtaaagtgctttgagtggtcatgaGGACTAGAAAAAGTAGACCATCATCTACAGGATCCTTGCAGGAGAAAACGTGTTACAGTTAggtgagaaaaaataaaaagcaatataTTTCTATGGATGAGTGGAATGGTTTTGCTGTTCCAAACATTTCATGCGTTAACTCTGGTTTTACACACAGAGcattttttacacaaaataaatgtcacaacTCGTTTCATTTTAACCCTACTAAGATCCTGACAGTTGTGATGCGTTCACTCTTCAGTTCAGCTCAGAACATCAGGGAGAGAAATACAAACTGAAGCTTCTGAAgtcttttatttgaaaaatgatcAACACACTGCTCAATATTTCCATGATTATAATAGAACATTTCAGTCAGAATGAGCTCATCACACACTGTTAGagccattttttttatcatttgttgagagtaaattatttttaaatttctattttatttatcattatctACTGTGAGTGATCAGATGATTCACCAGTTGTGGAAGGGGCAAGAatgagtcttttttttatctcagcaaCCAAGTAGGAAATGTTGAGACAGGGCATCGACCTCACGTCAGACCTGTGTTTAGTATGAATAAATGACTGCAGAGTTGTGATTTTGACTGTTCAACATTTGAGACAAGAAGTGGAGCCCTGTCAATGGGGCTGTTTGAAAGAAGATACAACAACAGGCCTCACCACACATACAGGTCTCTCTGCTTTGTTAGCAGAACGGCTCGGAGATCACTTCATCTTCTGACCATAAAAGTTGGTTCATCAACAGAATTCTCACACAACAATGTGCTCATTTCACTTGGTTCAGTACAACTTGTTTGTTGCAGGGCTTCATTCATGGTTTTGATGGTGGCACGACAGGACCAGACCTTTTACCACAGCTGCTGTAACCATGGCAGACAAAACctcaacatttattaaaacaaaagttaaattcCAGCTTAACTAGAAATGCTCCAGCAGAGATTCAAATCACCCTATACCATGCAGGCAGGATTCTAACCATTGTTCTTTGGCCAGCGACATGTGATTTAACAATAGACTGGGTCACATGCTGATCTGAGACTTCCCTTACCGATTCACTACTTGACGAACATTCCTACAGCTCCTCTGTAGGGATGGAGGGTTTAGATGACAAGCCTGTGGAAACTCTAGAAAACCCAGCTGCGGATTACAACTGGTCACCCACTTGCTGTCACTTCTGCTTTAGGGTCTTCTGGTTTTCAACACTTACCTTGAAGTTTGTCGGATGTATATAGAATTTAGGCTCAGTAATGtgggtgatgatgatgttgttacTACATAAGAGCATAGTCTTGTTGACAATATAACACGTTTCAAAGAAGAAGTCTCTTGACACTTCAGACAACACAATCAGATATATTCAGAAAAAGTGTGGTTAAGAGGAATTTGAACCTAAAAGGTAACACTTGCAGAAACACATGCAGTTTAGTcaagaaacattttattgtgattACAGCAGTATTTGCCTGTGACATCTGaatctataaatataaatcaatatgagctaatatttatacaaatgttGTACAAAGGTTATGGTCAGTTTATGATGTTCTTAAAGaattgtgttaaaatgaaaacaatcaccCAACAGTCCAGACAGGGATTTAAACAGCTTTAATAGCAGCCCAAAGTCCCTGAACTTATGTTCAGCTGCCCTGAAGCTTCTTCATTATAAAGCTGCTGGGTGGTGCGTCTGTGAATATTGTCCCCACAAAAACGTGTGTCCCCCACAGAGCGTGTCTGATCATTCTGCAGCAGCCCAGGTCCTCGATCTGGAAACCCAGGTGACGGTACCGGTCATCGGTCTCAAACAGTGTGTTGTTGGTGTACGAGCCAAAGAACTggagaagaacacacacatttatcatgTAGTTATCTAATCGCAAtgcttttaaaacatgatgaaagTTAAATCTCATCTGCACATTTCTAACATCTGAATCCacgtcatcagcagctttaaactttGTCACTGTAACACAAACAATGCCTGAGTGTCtgtgctaaactaagctactGAACTAAAATAAGCTGAAATGAATTAAACTTAAGTGTCTAATCAGAGGTGACAGAAACTATTACCATAAAAATGCCCTGATTGCAATTCAGCATGAATTGAAACACAATCAAATCTGAACAGTGTGAAACTAACAGAATGAGATTTCAATGAGgaattttatgtaaatgttttatgtagGAAGTTTACCTGACCAGAGATTTGTTGTCAATGCTCAGAACATGACAGCTTTTAATACTCTACTTCACTCTACCCTTCTCTGTCATTTTGTAAGGTCTCCACCTTGTTATATACAGCGCCTAAAGATACtgaatgttgtgatttggccCAAAactaatacaatttaattgaataattaTCAGACCTCAAATTCTAAACAATTACAAACATTCATTATGTAATATTGAATATCCTAAAATACTGTGCATCTGAAACAAGATTTGTGCACCCAGAGTTGGAACGCTGCCTCGTGAGGATGGTTTTCCACTCACAGATAGTTTTGTGCAATTGTATGAAGTACATGTGGCTAATTAAATGCCACGTGTCATCACGTGTCGGggttcagtgtttctgctgacaCACCAGTCAGGTCAAGGTCAGTTTCCAAATGAACGCAACTGACAGTGTTTCCATTAGTCACACTCTAAAAACTGTCTATTTATTACTGGTCCTCAACTCTGTTAACAACCCAAATGTTAAAGgacatgttttcctctctcttgttACATGCAGCCGCTGGTCAGCTTGTCACtgactgttaccatggaaacatgGCTCTTAGCACTGTGTTACtctgtcaatgtcaattttatttatatagcacatttaaaacaacttggttgaccaaagtgctttacaggtgtaATGGTACAACAAAAGGACAGTAAAACGTAATACATCATAgtgcaagtaatacaaataaaatacaattattaatgtaaattgaataaaataaaaataatataagatatacgataagataaataaaatcagctgcgaTGAAACGTACTCAACTCGAGGAGAAAGCCTGGGAGAACAGGTGTGTTTTCAGTAGTGATTTAAAGTGTGTTAAAGACGGGGCAGATCACCTCTAGTTACTAGCCTTGTCTGAGGTTTGTCAAGGAGCAGTAGAGTGGCTGATCTCAGTTCCCTAACTGTGCATACAGAGAAGTTCGGATAAGTAAGACGGTGCCAGTCcgttaagagatttaaaagttaaaagtacgATTTTAAAAACGAtcctgtgacaaacaggaagccagtgtaggaGGCGCAACATGGGTGTGATatggtctctctttttttccctagtcagcaggcgagcagcagcattttggactaGCTGCAGGCGTTTAATGGAGGATTTGTCTAAGCCTACATACAGGGAATTGCAATAATCAAGACTCTAGGGGTAGGTAAGCGAATATGCATCTATTCATGTCTTTTCCAGGATTCTGCacctttacatttcatttgaatagGGATGTGCGGTCCTTTACACCTCTCATCAACAATCTTTGTTGCACACTTGAGACACTACCATTAGGTCAGATAGGCTGATAAAACAAGTATGTAAATATAGGAAAGCAGCGACAGCAGCACATGGTCTTTCACATTCACTCTTGAGCTGTTCAGACagttgtgaatgtgagtgtttcaCTTGAGTGACAGTTATAATCTTACCGCCAGGCCTGAGGAAGGGTCGATAAAGTCTGCCCAGAATCCTTCTTTTTGCAGCGCACAGCAGATCTCCTGGGCTCCATCCACAAACTGCACAGGAGATGAACAATTGTTATCAATGTGTGATAAATAGCTAAAttatttttgatcattttatgCACTTCTGACATAAAGGGAACACAATTGAGAGAATATtgttccagtcactttaaccatgatgtcctggctgtgcacttcttgtgttgtttgtgacAGGTGAAGTTTATGTGCAccaaatgttggacttttttgtttttttaatcatgcCTCGTAAATTCTAGAGTGACAGATAGTAATTCCTTCAGTACTGTACAGATCCTCAAAAcatctgattagtgttggtgtttattgttgaAGTGCAAATGACATGGTAAAAGGaaactgaactttgaatgtGCATCTGCCCTGATCCTGAAACTCTGACTGTAATAATTTTGCAGTGGAGGGCCGCTGATTTAAAACCGAGTCGACAGTTTCCTCTCCTGTGGCTGCCTTGTGTCCCTGATTGGTTCTGACACTCCACTCATCTCTTAAACGACGCTTTAATTGATCAGTTGGGCTTCTTCCTTTTTACTATGTGCCTTGcatgaaagcagcagctgatggagcgattatgttttactttttaatatgAATAGGCTGTTGATTTGTCACGGTAATGACGGCATTGCACAATCCATGTTGTGGCGCACTATCATACCGGTGATGACTAGTATACCTGTATACTGCCTACCCATAGTCTccaccagtaaaaaaaaagacccttCAGACCTCCAGAAAGCAGCTCACCTTGCTAagcatcttctctctctcctcctccacctcagcaCACCATGATGTCATATCATTCTTGGTCTTCTGGGTTACTGTCACCACCATCATACCAGAGGATGGAGCCTCAGGAAACATGGACTGGAAATCTGTTCATCACATTAtcagaagaaacacaaatcacacaaagcCACTGCTTCTCATCAGCTAAAAGGTCTAaactctgttgttgttgctctggTGGCATATGCCAGTCCAAATAGAGGAGTTGGATGTTGTGGATGATGGTTGGAGGAGTGCAGTACCTTTCTGTAGTAGCTCAGGACAGGACTGTATAGCACACTCCACACTGGAATTATCAAAGTACTGTTCAGCTCTACTGACACTCTGAGACGAGGCTGGGACGTCTTtgtcctaacacacacacacacacacacacacacacacacacacacacacacacacacacacacacacacacacacgaagagaACAGTTACAAAGGCGAGTACACAGTGAGTCGTCTCTTgcttcattattttctgacacTATCTGTCACTGTCCTTATCACTACGCAGAGGAACACAGTGGTgatttgttgtaaatgttttccTGTCAACTGTAATTTCATTTGCTGTTCAATCAGGTTCACAAGTGAGTTACATGTAACTGCCATTTTCCTGTGGTCAGAAAAAGTACCCATGTTCAAATTATTACACTTACAAAGTCTACAATGACCTGGGCCAGTATGAACTCATGTCTCTCACTACTGGACAGGGATGACAGCACATCAGGGACCATCTTGTGTGCCAGATTCTCCTTCTGCTTTGTTATTCCTTCCATGTGGCAGTCAAAGCCTACATTACCAGGCAGCTGGAAGCGCTGGTCCTGGGGCCCAAAAGGCCCCATGCTCTCATCAGGCCACACTGTCCGCAGTCCTGAACCAGCGAGGggacaacaggacaaaaatatGAGTAAATTAAATAATCTTTGTGTTCCTGCTTGAAATTCACTGACTTTATGTCTATACAGCATGATACCATGTATactatgtatatataataatcaTCTCCTTCTAATGACTTTTgaaatataacacaaaaacatgtatgaCTTACCCATATCAGATGGAGTGATGGCTACGTGTGGTTCATCAGAGCCTGAGGAACCTGCAGCAGAGAAGGCTCTGGCTCCTGCCACACGATGCACCAGCACGTGAAGTCCTGGGAGGTAACTGACCAGCCTGGCTCTACGGCACAGCACCTGGACACAAGCACAACACATCatatcacatcacatcacattaatggtagtctctctctctctccctattccaccacaaaccacacacaacacacaacacacaacacaacttaCACTGGCCAtcctgttgtgtctctgtccacCTGCAGGGTCCAGTTATGTTCCTGTAGGAGGGGACGACGAACAGTCAGGAGGTTTTTCAAAGCATCGCTGACAGTTTGTGTAACAGTGAGATCTGATTCATCTGGAATCTGAACAGAGTCTGCAGAGCCTCCAGACAGACTGAGCAAATACACGGACGTTGTGTAAGATCCACTGAATAACCACGAACCTACAGCTCACTGTGTAAAGAACATGACTTGTCTTCATCGGACAGTTTGTACTACAGAGCAGGAACCTACCGGATGTTGTGCCTCCTTCGCTCGTCGTGAGACACAGCTTCAACTACAGATtaacacacttcacacactcagCTGTTCGTATGATAACAATTCACCTTGAGTCGGAGCATGCGTGTAACGATGGGGGCTCGTTTCTTTCCTGGATTCGTGGAGGGCAGGTGGCAAAAGGCTTCAACACGCAATACTGCCCCTGCTGGTGCGGAGGACGAAGGTTCCTGAGCTACAGCCTATGGTCCCTAAGCTGCtacttcttcttcatcatctgcttcctcttcttctttgggGTTTAACGGCAGCTTGCATCCCTGTTGTTGCATTACTGCCATCTTCTGGTGTTAGTTCACTCCTACAATGCCCAGTTTGTCTTGACATCAGTCCGGTTCTCTGAAGAAACTTCCCCAGATGTCTCCTGCCTTGTCCTCTCTGCCCACACTTCAGTATGCACTTTATGCTTACTCCTGTTAGTCCTGTCATTTTCATTCCCTTGccgtatatatttttttcaattcacAAGTACATGTTCTACGGTTTTTGGTACCTAACAGTGTCCACAAAGGCCTGTTGGATGTTTCCTTGTGATGTGGAGTGTCCCATTCAGGTTGCTGTGTCCTATTCTGAGTCTAGTTATTGTCTGTTATTGTCTCCTGATCCCAGTGCAACTCTATATTGATTTCCTTACATGCAATACCCTTTCCTTCTGATTTTTatgtctattttcttttttaacagctTGCTTGGCTAATTTCTCCAATCTCACATTACCCATAATGCCCATGTGTGCAGGAATCCAGATTAATGGGACCATAGGTTGTTCAACTCACTCCAGAGCCATCCAAATGGCATACAACTCTACTGTAGAAATATTCAAGAAGTTAGATGTTTGCTTGCACGGCTAGGAACTGTAACTGTCCAGTGTTGTTTGTTATTGGATCCTTAGATCCGTCTGTAACCTGTACTCTCAGTACTTACTTCCTTTAAATTTATAGAATTAATTTACTAAATCCATACTTTACCTCCTTGCCTTGACTTGCAGAATCTGAAGATCTACCACGAGTGGTTCTAATATCCACCCAGGAGTTGCAGGCCACATCACTGTGCAGCAGAACTCTATTCCATACACTCCCAGttctcctgaagctgcttcaacagtgTCCTGCTTTATATGCTAACGACTCAGTGACCAGACACTAAACATCTGACGtcattttcagtcatttcaaTGTGCTGAAAACTAACTGACACTCTAGTGTGTTCATTAACAGACCCGTCTCAAGGTGGACATGCTGCCCCTTATTTGTTTCGAGATCTT
Proteins encoded in this window:
- the mmadhcb gene encoding metabolism of cobalamin associated Db, whose protein sequence is MASVLCRRARLVSYLPGLHVLVHRVAGARAFSAAGSSGSDEPHVAITPSDMGLRTVWPDESMGPFGPQDQRFQLPGNVGFDCHMEGITKQKENLAHKMVPDVLSSLSSSERHEFILAQVIVDFDKDVPASSQSVSRAEQYFDNSSVECAIQSCPELLQKDFQSMFPEAPSSGMMVVTVTQKTKNDMTSWCAEVEEEREKMLSKFVDGAQEICCALQKEGFWADFIDPSSGLAFFGSYTNNTLFETDDRYRHLGFQIEDLGCCRMIRHALWGTHVFVGTIFTDAPPSSFIMKKLQGS